The Brassica oleracea var. oleracea cultivar TO1000 chromosome C6, BOL, whole genome shotgun sequence genomic interval TTTGTGAAATTTTCATTTCATTTTCTGATTTTTTTGGGTTTTCTGATTTTTTATTAAAATTTTCGATTTTTATTTAATTTTCTGAATTTTTATTTATTTTTTTGTTTACTTTATTAATTAATTAATGATTTTTGAAAAAAAAAACTAGCTCATCATTTTTTTACCTGTTTAGCAGGTTAGTTTTTTACTTTGGAGTTTTTTTATGATATAAATGTCACTTTGAAGGTTAAAAGTGTTAGTGAAAAAACTTTAATATTTAAAATGTTAGTAAGTGACACTTTCAAAGTTTTTTATGCGATTTTTCCCTATTTTAAATGTAGTGTTTTGAAAAAAAAATTGGTTTTAAATTGTTTTGGTGAAACGTTTAGTTAAAAGTATAAGAATCCAAATTACATGTTCTTAAAAGTTCCAAACATTTTGAATTAAATAATAACAATTTGCTTAAGATTCAAAATCATCTTAAATTTATTAAAATTTAAATATTTTCAAACCTTGCACCCCACTAGGTTTGGATTCAGGAGCTGTATATGAGATTCTATTTTTTCTTATATAAAATTTGTTAATGCAACTTGGAACACTTTTTTACTACTTTAATTTAATTATTTTGATCAGTAGTTTTTAAGGAAGTAAGGACAATCTACATCCACTCAAATGCTGGCAGGTCACACGTGCCAATCACGACTTAGGATAAAGAAGAAAAACGAAATTGAGAAATAGTTCGACTGCAAAATGGAATAACACTTTGAAGAGGATCAAACAGCAGAGATGCAGACAAAATACAAAAAAGTAATCGAACTGAACGGCTAAGATCTTTCCATCGGAAGAGAGAAAGTGGATCCGTGTTTTGTGATATGGATAAGTTGACGTGGTGTCCATCCATATCCTTGGGACGTTGGGAGTAGTAGTTTGGAAGAAAATTAAGGAGTAGAAGTCAGTATGTGTAAGAGCTGAGGCACGTGCTCTTTCAGACAAATCACGTGACCTCTTGTGCACGATTCTTTTCCACAGTTCCACCATTTGTCAAACCTTTTATATCTTCTATACATAAATAGTATCTTTTTTTCCAGATATATCATTTCATAAAGATGCTAACTGTCATGAACAGTGGTGGTCCTGAAACAAGAAACCACAAAACATACCAGCAGAAATAATTTTTCTCTATAAGTGACATTAATTGAAAACATAAACTTAACATTGTGTCACATTTATACATTAATCATTTCTTTTCATCAGATTTTAGATGCTTAAAGCGAGTGGAAACAAAAGTTATAGACTGATGTGCAATGATGATTGATGATTCCAAAGAGTACATTAGAATAGTAATAGGCTGGGGCAACTATGGTTCGATCCATTATCCTAACAATGTTGATTGGTATATGGAGTAAATCCATCGTTATTTTTAAGCCCACCACAATAATCCTATTCGTAAGTTTCACTCTTGTTTGTTCAAAATATTCTCGATGTGTCGGATCAATCTTAACAAGTCCACAAAGATAGCCTTATAAGAAAATGAAGTAAAAAGTACGTAAAATCTAAAATTCACAAAGAACTGGGATATTTTTAACGTTTCTCCACTAATGCTACCAGAGGTTGCATATTTAAGGCATGTGTTGATATCTCTTATGTGAAACGTTTTCTTCTATATATCTGAAACTGGCATCATAAACAGCGTATGTGTTTGCTACCGCTGCATCACAATGGGTGTTATGTTCAAACAGATTAAACAAAGTTATATTTCGGCACTATTGTTTTGTTAAGTATTGGCTTTTCTGGACTTGTGAAATTAAAGGACTAAGTAAGGATCGCTAAATTCTTAACATTCAGTTGAGCTTACTTGAACATTTTATCAAAAACTTAACGAGAACATAAGAAAACGGAAGTAATAAAAGAAACTTAACTAATAAAAAGGGTTGCATTGTATCACAAGTAAGAAACACCATACAGCTAGAGAAGAGCCTTCTACTCGTAATAGTTGAAGGTAGTCTTCTAACCTGATTGTATCACAAAGTTCAAAGGTACTCTTCTTACATGATTGTATCACAACCAAACAGCTACAGAAACTGTAATAAGTTAAAAACACCAAATAGCTAGAAAACACCTCTGATCGCCACAACAACATCAGAAGCTGCTTCTTCTTTAGTGGCAGATTTCTTGTTAGACTCGTACGTGAAGGAAATGACTAATGAGAATAGCGATTGTGTGGTTTTGAGCGGCAAAAACCCTAGGCTAATGCTGAAGGTGTATGTATATAGTATATACTAAGTTTAATGAAACAAATAACATAAATATTTTTCACAACGAACATAAAGACTTTTTGGTAAGCCATATGATGGGCTAAAATTGTATACACCACAAAGCTACGTATACGAAAATAAATTAAAGCAAGAAAGAAAAGCAGCAGAACAAAGTACTCACCAAAAAGGAATCCGACGTTTAGAAAGAAAACACAAATACAAAAATAATTAACGTCTATACGCTTGGGCCTAGGCCTATAACACGTTTAAGATTCGGATTCATCCCGACCGGGTTCGGGTCCTAAATTGGATCTCCCTCTTTTCACAGAGTTCATCTTCTCCAACTTAAGTCCAGCTCTGAATCTCGAGATGAAATCATCCGCTTTGGTGTCTACATCAGGACTCGGACAGAACATGCTCCCAACAGGCTTACCGGACTGAGCTACGTCCTGATCATCCTCAGGTTCGTCTGAGCTTATGCTGATGTTGCTAGCCATCCTCACGTAATCTCCACGCTTCACGAACTTCCACGCTGGCATTTTGAACGGCGGAGGAGGCGGCGGCGGAGGGATCGGCATTAACGGCGATTCGCTTCCGGTGAATCGTGTTACTTCAGCTGGCGGATTGGATTCCATCGGAGCTCTGCGAATGTTCGACGTTGATGCGCGTGGTTGGAAGTTCCGATGAGGTGGTGGCGGCGGAGGAGGCGGTGGATTTGAGTAAGTTTTCTTGCTTTTACCTTTTTTAGAGGAGAAGAGTCCCTGGAAGAAAGGTGGTGGAGGTGGCGGCGGCGGAGGATGTGGCGGTGAATGTGGTGGCATTGAATAGTCAAATTGAGAATCGGAGCCGAAGAGTAAATCAAGACCATCGATGCTCTGTTGCCGCTGCTTCTTCTTCTTTCTCCGTAGCGAAACAAGAAAATCCTTGGTTGCTCCGCCTTTCTTCTTCTCTTGTTTACTGCTGCTCTTCTGATACACAGTCGTCGGAGGCCGAGGCGTCGCCGCCACAAAATCAGCTCTCTCCTCCTTCTCTTCCTTTGGAGGAACATCTTGGTACACTCTCTTTGTCCTCCTCTTCGCTGGCTTAGATGGAGGAGACGGCGGAGGTGACGGCGGAGCAGAAGGTGGAGGCGCCGGATTAGAAGACGCAGATATCTCTTCTACAACTTCAGCCGTCGCCGTCTCAACGACCTCAACTTTCTCAGTAACAGAACCATCGTTATGGAGCTTCCCTCCATCGCCGCCGGCGTCTGCTGGATCTTGATTCTGATAGATCGGATCTGATGCTTCGTAACGGCATTCACTGACACGTGTATCGTCGTAAAATCTCCACCGTTCATCGGTTTCAAATTCCCGGTTCCTTAGATCTGGATACGAGCTAACACTCCGTAACCTACTAAACCTCTTGTACACCGTCTGATCCTGAAACTGATCTCCGCCGCGATCATCGATCCAATAACGCGGCGTGGCACGACCTCGATTGACGGTCGACGGCGAGCTCGAGTACTTGTCGAAACCGTATCCGTTGATGGCGTCATTGTTTTTAGTAACTTCTTCCTTGTTGTGATTGCTTTCGTCATTACCGGTGTTGCGGCTGAGGAAGCCGCAGATGACGGCGAAGAGGACGAGGACGAAGTTGAGATAGTCCCAGCTTTTACGGACAAGGTGTGGTCGGAGAAACTGAGAAACAGAGGTAAAGAAAGGAGGGATGATGAAGAAGACTATGAGGATTGCAGCTACTCCGGCGAAGAATGATTGGATTGCGACGGTGGTTGCGCGGTTGCCGAGACTAGAGGTACGGCGGAAGTAAGTGTTATTGCCGCGGGATTGAAGCCAGAACGGCGTAGACGCGCCTCCATCTTCTTCTTCCATACGCTTCTTGTTTTTTAATGTTTTTTTTTTTGAGTTTAGGATTTAGAAAGAGAACTTTTTGTTGAGAGTGGTTGGCTTTCGATGATGCTTTTTATGCTTTGCTTCCTCTGTTGAGATTTTTTTATACGCTTGAGGAGTTGAGTTTGGTCATATTATATGTAATTTCTTTGTTCTTTCTTTCTGGATTACTACTTTACTTTACAGTTCACACCTTCCTTATTAGAAAATGTAATTTCTTGGAGTATTAAGTAAAAGACATGTTACTCACAAGATAGTGTTGCTCGAAAATACTCATAAGATAGTTTATAAGAATAATTATGTGTCAGATTCTGCATTTCATATATCTTTTATACATGTGTCAGATTCTGCATTTAGCTAATTTATTATGAAGGGGGTATAAAATGTATAATGTTCAAACTAGTACTTAACTGCACACTTTTTACCAAGTCATCTACTTACCCATGAAAATTTTCAGCTGAAATTATGAATTATATTCCCTATTATTTTTAATAATAGAGAATGTATATTGTTCTTTTCAGTGTTTTTTTTTTGGGGTCAATTTCTTTTCAGTGTTTAACATGTGAATCCACGAGAGTTTGGTGATATATTAGATAATAAGCTGAAAAACGGTGATATTTGCTTGTGAAAGATGGAAATGGAATGACAAAGACGCTACAGCTGGATTACATGAAGCAAATACATATTGGTACGCCACAATTGTTCAACGGACTCTTATGTCTAGCATGTTAATACACGTTTTCTATATGAAAACATAAGGCGTAATTAGCCTGTTAATTCCTAATTTTGAATAACAAACAATAGTGCTCATATTTATATTATTCAAGATTTGATTAATAAATGGGATCCCATTAATAAATAGTATTTGGGTCAAAGAGGGAGAGAGCCCTGCTGTCGATGGCTTTGGCAGTAGGTCATACAGTCGAATGTAATATTAATATTAATATTATTATTATTACTAGGGGCATTGCCTCTGCGCGCAAGCGCGGAGTTGTGGACAGAGTTTTTGTTTCATCTCAATATTTACTAGGGTTATTTTAGTTGTGAATTTTGCGTTTTGAGTTGTTTTTCAAGTTTTTTTTATTCTTATAGGGTTAGAGTTATGATGATGAACTGTGTATGCAGTGTTCTCCACTTATGAATGACTAAATTGTGTTAGTAATGTGATTGATATAGTTCATGTTGTTGTTTGTTGTGTCACTGAGACTTATTGTTTGTTTGTCTTTTTAATTTGTTTTTTTTACTGTTGAGAGTACATAAATTATATTAAAGTTGTTGTTATATTAAAGTTGTTGAGAGTACCTTTTGTTTCTGGATATTTTTTTTTCAGTTTAGTTGTGTAAGTTGTGTGTATTAAGTAATAATTTTTATTATCCTTATTATGTTTGTTATATGTTTTTATTTTATTTTTAAACTTGTTGCTCTTACCGGACATTTAAAACAAATACATGAAGACTTGTATAAATAACTATAAAATGAGTGATAGTTCTGAGTATTTGGGTTTTAATGTGTTTTAAAAGAATTTATGTATTTCTCATAAGAAGACAATAGCATTGGCCTGTTGACATTGAGCATGTAAGCTTTTTTATAAGACAAGAGGAGTGAACAGGTGGAGCTCTTGTTGCCGCCTTTGTGTCTGTCGGGATTGTCTCTTGTATCTCCTGTTGTGACTGTGTTTGTTTATCTTTTATTTGATGGGTAATATGTAAACAAAAATCATTGTTAGTTGTATTTATCAGAGTTCATAACTTACTCTATTTTTTTGTTTAGGTAATTTCACTGATCTTGGTTGTCTTCTTCGTCTTCTTTGTTGCGAAAGTATGGTTTTTGTTTTATTAACTCTGCGTCGTAATGCATAAAAATCTCACCTTTGTGATTCTTGACTCTTGGTTCTCAATTCTTGTTTGGTTTTTCTCATCAAAGTTTGGATTTTTCTTTCTTTCTTAATCTTTATGTACAAGAACAAGTGTCATTGCATTATTATAGAGAAAACTCTTTGTAGCCTTTCATATAAGGCATCCAACTTTCTGTTTACTCGGACCCGAGTTTCCCGTTTTCTTAAATGGTTGCAGATGAACTCGATAAATGCAGACATAGAAAGACGTATCTGAGGGAGTAGGCTCGTTGTACAGATGGCATTTTAGAGTTTTGGCACCAAAACCAAACCAATCATGACTCTAAGAAACCAAACCAAGAAAGGCGATGAAGACAGAGCATTGTAGTGTTCATGGACGAAACAACCGGATAGAGGAATAAATACTTGGATATTTAACATATATCTCTTGAACACTACTAATTTAAAAATGTAATATGTCACACGAATAAGTATATATATCTACAAGATGAATACTTACCCATTTGATATATATTTAATCAGATTTGTCACCGTATATCCGGTACTATTAATCACTTAATATATAAAATTTACAAAAAAAAAAAAAAATCATTGCTATATTATTGTGAACTTCTTTGGAATACATTTTATTAAAATGTATCCAGATAAAGTATAAAAAAATTGACAAATAATTTAGAGAATTATCGAATCTTATAAATATATCCGGTTACAAAGTAACTTATCCTGTTATGATTAAGTGTTTACATACTTAACATACTTAACACCTATGATATTTGGGTTTAGGGATGTAAGGGTTTAGGGTATAGTGATTAATAATTTTGATGTTGGTTTTACAATTATCTATTTATATTTAGTATGTATGAATAGTGTATACTGTTTTGTAGTAGGTGTGATGAACTTTAACCCAATGGTTAAGGGGTGTTTATAATTTATGTTTAATTGTTTAAATACTTTAACAGAGTTTAAACCTATGATATTTGGGTTTAGGGATGTTAGGGGTTTAAGGTATAGTGATTACTAATTTTGATGTTGTAGTTTATACTGTTTTGATGACAATGTTCTCTAACTTAATATCATGGTTAAGTTAATCATAAACCTAAGGGTTAACCCTAATTAAATTCTATGGTTAGCTCTAAATCCTAGGGTTAACTCTAAGCCCTAGGATTAACACTGAGACCTAGGGTTAACACTGAGATCCCAGGGTTTAGGGTTTAGAGTTTAGGGTTTAGAGTCTTAGGGTTTATTGTTAACTCTGGGGTTTAGGATTTAGTGTTTAGGGTTTAGCTTCTCTTTTCTTTTTCAAAAGGTTTACCTTATAGCGTTAACAACTTCAATTTTTTTTTTGGTCAATTAATATTATTTTTGATTTTTTTTTGTACAATAACCATTTTCTAGCTATCAACATGAAAAATCAAATCATCTATCTAAAATGCAATTATTACCGGTTTCATTTGAAGCTAACACATTTGAAATGCTTATATATGATTTATCCATTTTTTTAAATAATAATGTTTATATATGTGTGACTAAACTATTTGTATTAAATTGTTGAATATCGAAATATTTTTTTTCTTTATTTGGTTGTTTTTCTAGCTCTTTAAATAGTAATGCTTATATATGATTGAATATCCAGCTATTTGTGTTAAATTGTTGAATATCCAGATATTTGTTTCTTTTTCGGTTGTTTCTTCCATGAGGACGGCTGCAAAAAGTAACTTCTTTCTTCCTCATCCTAGCACACAAAGCTAGATCTAAAACAAGTTGAAAAGACACTTATGTAAGCAGTACAAAAACAACATCAAACAAACCGAAAAATAAATCAGACTCCACCACGAGCAATGAATGCTTTTGCAAGTTGATCTCTTGTAGCTTTGGGTTTTCAATCATGTTTGGAATCACGCTAATTTCTTCCACGCTCATGTTTTTTAATTATTGAGAATTTTAAGTTTTTAGTTTTCAGTTTTCATTTTCAACTATAAAAAATATTACTATATAGTTTTAATTTTTACCGGATTACTTGGTTTTTATCCGGATAAAGTATGAAACCTATTTCACATGTTCTAATAATTTAGTCAACCACATATAACCGGTCATAAATTAAAAAACCGGATACAATGCATTTTCTTGTTTTTTTTTGAACGGGTGGCAATATCGTAATTTACTTATCATCTTCCTTAGATCTTTTTTTTTTTTCTGCAACTCCATGGCCACCGATGCATATTTTCATCATATTCCATTGATTTTTTACATTATCCTCTTCGTTTTATAGTTAAATGAGTAGATCTACCATATTCTTACAATTTTAGTCATTCAAAACCAAACACAAAATGGTGAACCCGATTTTTTACATTATGAAAAACTAGTATTTTCAGTTTAAACCTATGTTGTAATCGTAGCAGTGCAAGTTCTTGTGGCGAATATCCATCCATATGTTTATATCACTAATGGGACATTGCGTATAATGATGTGTGGCTCTGATTGTCTTCAAATGTCTAAATTCACAATTCCCTTTCTCTGAAACGTTTGCCCAATTGTCAATATAATTTTTGATAAAATAATTCAATTTTATATTACTCTAGACAATATCCTGACAAGTATCTGAAAAATGATTATGTCATACTCCCATACCCGGTTGCAGGTACTTCTTCGGCGTGTCTATTTTTTTGTATAGGATTAGTTTTGTATTTTTCCAACCATGCGCAACATGATTCGCAAATTAATAAAAAAATTGCACGATCACCTAATTTCTTCCAACATTTTGTATATTGAGCTAATTAACCCTTGAATGAAATATGAAAATCAAAAATAGATAATTTATAGTTATCCATATTAGAAATATGGGGTAAGAATACCATAGTGTATAAATTGGAAATATTATAACAACACTAAAAACTTTGTAGACACTTGAGTTGGACTCGAGTTTTGAAATTAAGCAAAGCAGATTAATCTTGTTTGACTCAAGTTCTTCTGCTAATTCTTTCACTAAATAAATAAAGTATTTTTTAGTACTGTAGAAAATTGATTTTTACATCTCTGACTACTTCTTTAATACATCTTTGAGTGATGATTTAATTTTGAATTCATTTTTGAAAGCTACAAAGTTCAATATTCTTGTCATTATAAGAGAATCAAAATTGTTAATACCCATTTAGTGATGTATGCTGCACACATTAGCTTTATTGACTAAATAAAAAGCTAGTTTCATGTCACTCATAACAC includes:
- the LOC106300137 gene encoding sickle tail protein-like yields the protein MEEEDGGASTPFWLQSRGNNTYFRRTSSLGNRATTVAIQSFFAGVAAILIVFFIIPPFFTSVSQFLRPHLVRKSWDYLNFVLVLFAVICGFLSRNTGNDESNHNKEEVTKNNDAINGYGFDKYSSSPSTVNRGRATPRYWIDDRGGDQFQDQTVYKRFSRLRSVSSYPDLRNREFETDERWRFYDDTRVSECRYEASDPIYQNQDPADAGGDGGKLHNDGSVTEKVEVVETATAEVVEEISASSNPAPPPSAPPSPPPSPPSKPAKRRTKRVYQDVPPKEEKEERADFVAATPRPPTTVYQKSSSKQEKKKGGATKDFLVSLRRKKKKQRQQSIDGLDLLFGSDSQFDYSMPPHSPPHPPPPPPPPPFFQGLFSSKKGKSKKTYSNPPPPPPPPPHRNFQPRASTSNIRRAPMESNPPAEVTRFTGSESPLMPIPPPPPPPPFKMPAWKFVKRGDYVRMASNISISSDEPEDDQDVAQSGKPVGSMFCPSPDVDTKADDFISRFRAGLKLEKMNSVKRGRSNLGPEPGRDESES